A window of Sphingobacterium sp. SRCM116780 contains these coding sequences:
- a CDS encoding pyruvate dehydrogenase complex E1 component subunit beta, producing MREIQFREALREAMNEEMRKDEKIFLLGEEVAEYNGAYKVSQGMLDEFGAKRVIDTPIAELGFAGIAVGAAMNGLKPIVEFMTFNFSLVAIDQVINAAAKIRSMSGGQFSIPMVFRGPTGNAGQLGAQHSQNFENWYANTPGLKVVVPSNPYDAKGLLKSAIIDPDPVIFMESEVMYGDKGQVPEEEYYLPIGKANIVKEGTDVTIVSFGKMVPRVVLPAVEELTKEGINVEVIDLRSVRPIDFPAIIESVKKTNRLVIVEEAWPLASISSEITYAVQRNAFDYLDAPIVRITAADVPLPYAATLIEAALPSVAKVVKAVKEVAYIKK from the coding sequence ATGAGAGAGATACAATTCAGAGAAGCACTTCGCGAAGCAATGAACGAAGAAATGCGTAAAGACGAAAAAATATTTTTATTAGGAGAAGAAGTTGCAGAATACAATGGTGCTTACAAAGTAAGCCAAGGTATGCTGGATGAATTCGGAGCTAAACGTGTGATAGACACGCCTATTGCAGAATTGGGTTTTGCTGGTATCGCAGTAGGTGCTGCGATGAATGGTTTAAAACCAATTGTTGAATTCATGACATTCAACTTTTCTTTAGTTGCCATTGATCAGGTCATCAACGCTGCAGCTAAGATTCGTTCGATGAGTGGAGGCCAATTCTCAATTCCAATGGTTTTCCGTGGTCCAACGGGTAATGCTGGACAATTGGGAGCGCAACACTCTCAGAATTTTGAAAACTGGTACGCCAATACACCTGGATTAAAGGTTGTGGTTCCTTCAAACCCTTATGATGCTAAAGGTTTATTAAAATCAGCTATCATAGATCCAGATCCTGTAATTTTCATGGAATCAGAGGTGATGTATGGTGATAAAGGACAGGTACCAGAAGAAGAATATTACTTACCTATCGGAAAAGCGAATATCGTTAAAGAAGGTACAGATGTTACCATTGTATCTTTTGGTAAAATGGTGCCTCGCGTAGTATTACCTGCAGTTGAAGAATTAACAAAAGAAGGTATCAATGTAGAAGTAATTGACTTACGTTCTGTTCGTCCAATTGACTTCCCTGCTATTATTGAATCTGTTAAGAAAACAAATCGATTGGTAATTGTAGAAGAAGCATGGCCATTGGCTTCTATTTCTTCAGAAATAACCTATGCGGTACAACGGAATGCCTTTGATTATTTAGATGCTCCAATTGTTCGTATTACAGCAGCAGATGTACCTCTTCCATACGCAGCAACTTTAATTGAAGCAGCTCTTCCAAGTGTTGCTAAAGTTGTGAAAGCGGTAAAAGAAGTAGCATACATAAAAAAATAA
- a CDS encoding DUF3078 domain-containing protein, with protein sequence MKLQSLFALLILGLSCGTLQAQVNLKDLRVKPDSVISDSKQENISLKNIRPIVPKLDLEVDYWKHWTRFGIMANQAYFNEDWTGGGVNSLALGFNIYHKSDYTRDNFNFVTELDLKYGKVKNRDQLAKKSNDRIFWDNKVSYKLSKNWSLFTSLTFESQFDVGYTYGAKDGRDTISATVSAFMAPGYLTESLGLEYKPSNEFSLRLGTGTARQTFILDDRIKPLTIEEYSRKYPDRDPIVKDQEQYGVEAGKMFKNDLAFQITANLDKNITKNLNIKSRYNLFANYNKINDPAHRLDLTLTAKVTSLVNVSLNGIVVYDSDVVARVQASESLALGITYSLPR encoded by the coding sequence ATGAAGTTACAATCCTTATTTGCCTTATTAATTCTAGGCCTATCTTGTGGAACACTCCAAGCTCAGGTCAATTTGAAAGATCTAAGAGTTAAACCAGATTCTGTTATTTCAGACAGTAAACAAGAAAATATTTCATTAAAAAATATTCGTCCTATTGTCCCAAAATTAGATTTGGAAGTTGATTATTGGAAACATTGGACTAGGTTTGGTATCATGGCCAATCAGGCGTATTTCAATGAAGATTGGACGGGTGGTGGAGTAAATTCATTAGCATTAGGATTTAATATTTACCATAAATCCGACTATACCCGAGATAATTTTAATTTCGTAACAGAGTTGGATCTGAAATATGGGAAAGTGAAAAACCGAGATCAGTTGGCTAAAAAGAGTAATGACCGCATATTTTGGGATAATAAGGTTTCATATAAACTTTCAAAAAATTGGTCCTTATTTACTTCTCTCACCTTTGAATCACAATTTGATGTAGGTTATACTTATGGGGCTAAAGATGGACGAGATACGATATCAGCTACTGTTTCTGCTTTTATGGCTCCAGGCTATTTGACAGAGTCTCTGGGTCTTGAGTATAAACCAAGTAATGAGTTTTCTTTAAGATTAGGTACAGGCACTGCAAGACAAACATTTATTTTAGATGACCGTATCAAACCGTTGACGATAGAAGAATATAGCCGTAAATATCCAGATCGCGATCCAATAGTGAAGGATCAAGAACAATATGGAGTTGAGGCAGGAAAAATGTTTAAAAATGATTTAGCTTTTCAGATAACCGCTAATTTAGATAAAAACATTACTAAAAATTTGAATATAAAAAGTAGATACAATCTCTTTGCTAATTATAATAAGATAAACGATCCAGCTCATCGATTAGATTTAACCTTAACAGCTAAAGTGACTTCATTAGTCAATGTATCACTCAATGGTATCGTTGTTTATGACTCAGATGTCGTAGCTCGCGTACAGGCAAGTGAAAGTTTAGCTTTGGGAATAACATACAGTTTGCCAAGATAA
- the gcvH gene encoding glycine cleavage system protein GcvH gives MNFPAELKYTKDHEWIRVEGNEAVIGITDFAQRELGDIVFVDINTIGEEVAANEIFGTIEAVKTVSDLFIPVTATVLAVNEAIDASPELVNSDPYGEGWIIRIKLNNAADVDALLTADQYKEEINA, from the coding sequence ATGAATTTTCCAGCAGAATTAAAATACACGAAAGACCACGAATGGATTCGTGTTGAAGGTAATGAGGCAGTTATTGGTATTACTGACTTCGCACAACGTGAGTTAGGTGATATCGTTTTTGTAGATATCAATACTATAGGTGAAGAAGTTGCTGCCAACGAAATCTTTGGAACGATCGAAGCTGTAAAAACAGTTTCTGATTTATTCATTCCAGTTACAGCAACCGTATTGGCTGTAAACGAAGCAATTGACGCGTCACCAGAATTAGTAAACTCAGATCCTTACGGAGAAGGTTGGATTATTCGTATTAAATTGAATAATGCAGCAGATGTTGATGCTTTATTAACTGCTGATCAATATAAAGAAGAAATCAACGCGTAA
- a CDS encoding glucosaminidase domain-containing protein, giving the protein MKKLAFILFAFTIIFSSCSSKKSTINKGSSHQSSNSNTKPNKSKPSASGNDYVEKYKGIAISEMNKYGIPASIKLAQALLESGNGNSFLATEANNHFGIKCGGVWKGKSITRPDDKIDDCFRVYDNPEQSFRDHSEFLLRKRYSDLFSLDKNDYKGWAKGLKAAGYATNPKYPDLLIDMIERYELYKYDRTETVVEKEKREVVVEKEIVQNTVETPPAVKTEQIKSPVAMRIHEVKAKETVYSLSKLYGITVDQLTELNGLTDTNLAIGQLLVISK; this is encoded by the coding sequence ATGAAGAAACTTGCCTTTATACTATTTGCTTTTACAATTATATTTAGCTCATGCTCCTCCAAAAAAAGTACTATAAATAAAGGGAGTTCACATCAAAGTTCAAACTCCAACACGAAACCCAATAAATCAAAACCATCTGCGTCTGGTAATGATTATGTCGAGAAGTATAAAGGAATTGCTATATCAGAAATGAATAAGTATGGTATTCCTGCAAGTATTAAATTGGCACAAGCATTACTAGAATCGGGTAATGGAAATAGTTTTCTGGCTACTGAAGCGAATAATCATTTTGGTATAAAATGTGGCGGCGTTTGGAAAGGGAAATCAATTACACGCCCAGACGATAAGATTGATGACTGCTTTAGAGTATATGACAACCCAGAACAGTCTTTTCGAGATCATTCCGAGTTTTTACTTCGTAAACGTTATTCTGATTTGTTTTCATTAGATAAAAACGATTACAAAGGTTGGGCAAAGGGGTTGAAGGCTGCGGGTTATGCAACAAATCCGAAATATCCCGATTTACTGATTGATATGATTGAGAGATACGAACTTTACAAGTATGATCGTACAGAAACAGTTGTAGAGAAGGAAAAAAGAGAGGTAGTCGTTGAAAAAGAAATTGTTCAAAATACTGTGGAAACACCTCCTGCTGTTAAGACAGAGCAAATTAAAAGTCCTGTCGCCATGCGTATTCATGAAGTGAAGGCAAAAGAAACGGTATACTCTTTAAGTAAATTATATGGTATTACTGTTGATCAACTAACAGAATTGAATGGGTTGACAGACACAAACTTAGCCATTGGACAGCTATTGGTGATTTCGAAGTAA
- a CDS encoding glucosaminidase domain-containing protein has product MNLKTLKNYVVVFVLILSSYSTLLAQSNQFYIEKYSPVAQEMMHEHGVPASVILAIAMHESGNGKSRIAKNLNNHFGIKGKNNSKVIHSAYKGYKSVLDSYNDFISIVKRKKTTSSLFEEKRGEGYRAWVGALAKAGYSTTKDWSAKVIRTIEMYNLDSYDDNSSSNSKRLSSIK; this is encoded by the coding sequence ATGAATTTAAAAACATTAAAAAACTATGTTGTTGTATTCGTTTTGATCTTAAGTAGTTATTCTACTTTACTTGCTCAAAGCAATCAATTTTATATTGAAAAATACAGCCCCGTAGCACAAGAAATGATGCATGAACATGGTGTTCCTGCCTCCGTAATTTTAGCGATTGCTATGCACGAAAGTGGAAATGGTAAAAGCAGGATTGCAAAAAATCTAAATAATCACTTCGGTATTAAAGGAAAAAATAATAGCAAAGTGATTCATTCAGCATATAAAGGTTATAAATCAGTTCTTGATTCTTATAATGACTTTATATCAATAGTCAAACGAAAGAAAACGACCAGCTCGCTTTTCGAAGAAAAGCGAGGAGAAGGCTACAGAGCTTGGGTCGGTGCTTTAGCAAAAGCTGGATATTCAACAACAAAAGATTGGTCTGCCAAAGTAATCAGAACAATTGAAATGTACAATTTGGATAGTTATGACGACAATTCTTCAAGCAATTCCAAAAGACTTTCCTCTATAAAATAA
- a CDS encoding DUF6263 family protein produces MIKTLSAALLTFFIISISVAQQKILLKLKPDLNNPVPQKVHMTIDVNAGSESSIIEATTISTTTNTAVTDSTLTYSTKYTEMLLEMNVGMMTINYDSKHPDTNEFSKQIHEKLKTLFEKPVVSIMNLNGKVTAVENLPEGNGFFDPNFFKEASVEYPNYALKVGDQWKATNNNENLGQIEQTYTLKSIAPEGILIHCEGNIMAEGKSIGTVAGQYFLSPKTHYLQSATIESKIKNDTFDVTTTLVIQ; encoded by the coding sequence ATGATCAAGACATTATCAGCAGCCTTATTGACCTTTTTTATTATTTCTATCTCGGTCGCTCAACAAAAAATTTTATTAAAGCTAAAACCAGATCTCAACAATCCGGTTCCACAAAAAGTGCATATGACCATAGATGTCAATGCCGGTTCTGAAAGTTCAATCATTGAAGCAACAACAATATCGACAACAACCAATACTGCGGTAACTGATAGCACCCTAACGTATTCAACAAAATATACGGAAATGCTCCTAGAGATGAATGTCGGAATGATGACCATTAATTATGATTCTAAGCATCCAGATACTAATGAATTTTCAAAACAAATCCATGAAAAACTTAAAACTCTTTTTGAAAAACCCGTTGTGTCTATTATGAATTTAAATGGTAAAGTGACTGCTGTCGAAAATTTACCTGAAGGAAATGGCTTTTTTGATCCAAATTTCTTCAAAGAAGCTTCTGTTGAATATCCTAACTATGCGCTTAAAGTTGGAGATCAGTGGAAAGCTACAAATAATAATGAGAATTTAGGGCAAATAGAACAGACTTATACACTTAAAAGTATTGCTCCAGAAGGAATATTGATTCACTGCGAAGGGAATATAATGGCTGAAGGAAAATCTATCGGCACTGTTGCAGGCCAGTATTTTTTGAGTCCTAAGACTCATTATCTCCAATCAGCAACCATAGAAAGCAAAATCAAAAATGATACTTTTGATGTAACAACAACATTAGTCATTCAATAA
- a CDS encoding O-methyltransferase yields the protein MDICNEQLESYLVDTCDEESSLLKSVNRETYLRETMPHMLSGHYQGRVLAMLSKLVNPSSILEIGTFTGYATLCLAEGLCKGGVLHTIDINAEQEERVQDYFDQSDYATQIKYHIGDAAEVIPTIEGNFDLVFIDADKKRNHYYYELILDKVPSGGLILIDNVLWKGKVLNENPDNQTKQIIDLNGQLAQDQRIEKVLLPIRDGLFVLRKK from the coding sequence ATGGACATTTGTAATGAGCAATTAGAATCCTACTTAGTCGACACATGTGATGAAGAATCTTCTTTGCTTAAAAGTGTCAATAGGGAAACTTATCTAAGGGAAACGATGCCACATATGTTGTCTGGCCATTATCAAGGAAGAGTGCTTGCAATGTTGAGTAAATTGGTAAATCCAAGTTCGATTTTGGAAATTGGTACGTTTACAGGATATGCGACACTTTGTCTCGCAGAGGGGCTGTGTAAAGGTGGCGTGTTACACACAATTGACATCAATGCTGAACAAGAAGAACGTGTTCAGGATTACTTTGATCAATCAGACTATGCAACACAAATTAAGTATCACATTGGTGATGCCGCGGAAGTTATTCCAACGATTGAAGGCAACTTTGATCTTGTTTTTATAGATGCAGATAAAAAGCGGAATCATTATTATTACGAATTGATTCTAGATAAAGTCCCGTCTGGGGGACTGATTTTAATAGATAATGTCTTGTGGAAAGGCAAAGTATTAAATGAAAATCCAGACAACCAAACAAAGCAAATCATAGATTTGAATGGACAATTAGCTCAGGACCAGCGAATCGAAAAGGTTTTATTACCAATTCGAGATGGACTTTTTGTATTACGCAAGAAGTAA
- a CDS encoding N-acetylmuramoyl-L-alanine amidase, translated as MTKQAIVAPVKVDTIIKTVIIHDTIPKLSVGESKVWTLGKAGIHAGIRQETAIHYDIRKPNYVIIHHTSQNSIDQTIRTFQIEHTKVSSHYVIGRDGTTIQMLNDYVRSWHAGVSKWGTLTDMNSISIGIELDNNGEEAFPQVQIEALMVLLDTLKTNYGIPTANFIGHGDVAPARKNDPSSYFPWKQLADRGFGIWYNPGELVTPPDNFNAIDALKIIGYDTSNLKAAIIAFKRKFIINDVSPTLTPYDKSILYNLYQKY; from the coding sequence TTGACCAAACAAGCAATAGTTGCTCCTGTCAAAGTGGACACGATCATTAAAACGGTTATCATCCACGATACGATTCCGAAATTAAGTGTCGGCGAAAGTAAGGTATGGACATTGGGCAAGGCCGGTATACATGCAGGCATACGTCAGGAAACAGCTATACACTATGATATTCGTAAGCCAAATTATGTTATTATCCACCATACTTCACAAAATAGTATCGACCAAACCATTCGTACCTTTCAGATTGAGCACACCAAAGTGAGTTCGCATTATGTCATAGGGCGTGATGGAACGACTATACAGATGTTGAATGATTATGTGCGGAGCTGGCATGCAGGTGTCTCCAAATGGGGCACACTTACAGATATGAATTCGATTTCTATTGGTATTGAGTTAGATAATAATGGAGAGGAAGCATTTCCTCAAGTTCAAATTGAGGCTTTAATGGTCTTATTAGATACCCTGAAAACGAATTATGGTATCCCTACAGCTAACTTTATCGGTCATGGTGATGTTGCTCCTGCAAGGAAAAATGATCCAAGCAGTTATTTTCCATGGAAACAATTAGCCGATAGAGGATTCGGTATTTGGTATAATCCTGGAGAACTAGTAACTCCTCCGGACAACTTTAATGCTATTGATGCATTAAAGATTATAGGTTATGATACGAGTAATTTGAAAGCCGCGATTATCGCATTTAAAAGAAAGTTTATCATCAATGATGTGAGTCCTACGCTAACCCCCTATGATAAGAGCATATTATATAATCTGTATCAAAAATATTAA
- the mqnB gene encoding futalosine hydrolase — translation MKTLIVAATDFEIQPYINLKNNYPHTDYLITSVGMTQTAYHLGKHLAKNDYELIINIGIGGCFNRAIPIGAVVSIDQEVFSELGAEDNDQFISIDELGFGTARYNAIQSPKIRKVIQNFPSGLGITVNKVHGNQYEIQKLLAQIPEVLTESMEGAAVFLVAKQENIQAIQLRGISNYVEKRNRALWNIPLAIQNSNAVLLQILDEIYHV, via the coding sequence ATGAAAACACTAATAGTAGCTGCTACAGATTTCGAAATTCAACCTTATATTAATCTAAAAAATAACTATCCGCATACCGATTATTTAATCACCTCTGTTGGTATGACACAGACGGCTTATCATTTAGGGAAACATCTCGCGAAAAACGACTATGAGTTAATCATAAATATAGGCATAGGTGGTTGTTTTAATCGTGCAATACCTATAGGTGCTGTGGTATCTATTGATCAAGAAGTTTTTTCAGAGCTGGGAGCTGAGGATAATGATCAATTTATATCGATAGACGAGCTTGGATTTGGAACAGCACGTTATAACGCGATACAATCACCTAAGATTCGAAAAGTGATCCAGAATTTTCCATCTGGATTAGGAATAACCGTCAATAAGGTTCACGGGAATCAATATGAAATTCAAAAATTATTGGCACAAATACCCGAAGTTCTTACAGAATCAATGGAAGGAGCCGCGGTGTTTTTAGTTGCCAAGCAAGAGAATATCCAGGCTATACAGCTAAGAGGAATCTCGAACTATGTGGAAAAACGCAATCGTGCCTTATGGAATATTCCTTTAGCAATTCAGAATAGTAACGCTGTTCTTTTGCAAATATTAGATGAAATTTATCATGTCTAG
- a CDS encoding 6-pyruvoyl trahydropterin synthase family protein, which yields MVYITRRERFCAAHKLYREDWSLEQNKDVFGNCSNVNWHGHNYDLFVTVKGEVNPTTGFLIDLKLMKSIILENIIDKVDHKNINLDVDFMKDKMASTENIAIEIFRVLKPLFEEQHVQLHSIRLHETENNYVEYFGD from the coding sequence ATGGTATATATCACTCGTCGTGAGCGTTTTTGCGCTGCACATAAGCTTTACCGAGAAGATTGGAGTTTGGAACAAAACAAAGATGTTTTTGGCAACTGTTCGAATGTTAACTGGCATGGTCATAATTATGATTTATTTGTAACAGTCAAAGGTGAGGTAAATCCGACTACAGGCTTCTTGATTGACTTGAAATTGATGAAGAGCATCATTTTAGAAAATATCATAGATAAGGTCGATCATAAAAATATCAACCTCGATGTCGATTTTATGAAAGATAAGATGGCTTCAACAGAAAATATTGCAATTGAAATATTCCGTGTTTTGAAACCATTATTTGAAGAGCAACACGTGCAATTGCATTCCATTCGTCTTCACGAAACAGAAAATAATTACGTCGAATATTTTGGCGACTAA
- the folE gene encoding GTP cyclohydrolase I FolE, with protein sequence MSNHSFEEEELDGYVKIDQYNKEKVDRIAAHYTDILECLGENPNREGLLKTPERVAKAFQFLTHGYDIDPAKVLQGAMFEEDYSQMVVVKDIEVYSMCEHHMLPFFGKAHIAYIPNGHIVGLSKIPRVVDIFARRLQVQERLTNEIRDCIQETLGAKGVAVVMECKHMCMAMRGIQKQNSVTTTSAFTGAFQNDVTRSEFLRLITAKLT encoded by the coding sequence ATGAGTAATCACTCATTTGAAGAAGAAGAGTTAGACGGCTACGTTAAAATCGATCAATATAATAAAGAAAAGGTCGATCGTATAGCAGCACATTATACAGATATTTTAGAATGTCTAGGTGAAAATCCAAATCGCGAAGGGCTATTGAAAACACCGGAGCGTGTAGCAAAAGCTTTTCAATTTTTAACGCATGGATACGATATCGATCCAGCTAAAGTATTGCAGGGTGCAATGTTTGAGGAAGACTATAGCCAAATGGTTGTCGTAAAAGATATCGAAGTGTATTCGATGTGTGAGCATCACATGTTACCTTTCTTTGGCAAAGCACACATTGCCTATATTCCAAATGGTCATATCGTGGGACTAAGCAAGATTCCTCGTGTCGTTGATATTTTTGCTCGGAGGCTGCAAGTACAGGAGCGTTTGACGAATGAAATTCGGGATTGTATTCAAGAAACTTTAGGAGCGAAAGGTGTAGCTGTAGTGATGGAATGTAAACATATGTGCATGGCGATGCGCGGAATTCAAAAACAAAATTCTGTCACAACTACATCTGCTTTTACAGGTGCGTTTCAAAACGATGTAACACGGTCAGAATTCTTAAGACTGATCACAGCAAAATTAACGTAA
- a CDS encoding DUF2461 domain-containing protein, with protein sequence MGHLNQNTFTFLKDLQDNNSREWFAEQKDRYEAALADVRQLVAELITALSQFDPHIPADIQPNKCLFRIYRDTRFSKDKTPYKNWFGAGISVDGRKLDGPEYYIHISPENSFIACGYWRPEKMHLDAIRQEIDYNTERFNTIVQDLQDNKGLSLETEDKLKRPPVGYDAEHVAIEFLKLKSFVTHQALSNKELTSKDAMDNIIASYKTMLPLKQFLHEAIDND encoded by the coding sequence ATGGGACATTTAAATCAAAACACGTTTACTTTTTTAAAAGATTTGCAAGATAACAATAGTAGGGAATGGTTTGCTGAGCAAAAGGATCGTTATGAAGCCGCTTTAGCAGATGTACGTCAACTCGTAGCAGAACTGATTACAGCATTATCGCAATTTGACCCCCATATTCCGGCGGATATTCAACCTAATAAATGCTTATTTCGAATTTATAGAGATACACGTTTTTCAAAAGATAAAACACCCTATAAGAATTGGTTTGGAGCTGGTATTTCTGTAGATGGTCGTAAATTAGATGGTCCAGAATATTATATCCATATATCTCCAGAAAATTCTTTTATTGCGTGTGGTTATTGGAGACCAGAAAAAATGCACTTGGATGCCATCCGTCAGGAAATAGATTACAATACAGAAAGATTTAATACCATTGTACAAGATTTGCAAGACAATAAAGGACTTTCTTTAGAAACAGAAGATAAACTAAAACGCCCACCTGTTGGATATGATGCTGAACATGTTGCGATAGAATTTCTGAAATTAAAAAGCTTTGTTACCCACCAAGCTTTGTCAAATAAAGAATTGACAAGTAAAGATGCTATGGATAATATAATAGCTTCCTATAAAACCATGCTTCCTTTAAAGCAGTTTTTACATGAAGCTATCGATAATGATTAG
- a CDS encoding anhydro-N-acetylmuramic acid kinase produces the protein MIEKLYQISKKDSRFIIGLMSGTSLDGLDIALCKISKSGKSTQISLDRFVTMDYEDAFRSYVRGVFAKRNIDQQLLCGLHAYIGNIHAELINQALKDWKIPNSQIDCIASHGQTVYHAPQSLTKDTRMPNSTLQIGDADHIAVKTGIITLSDFRQKHIAAGGEGAPLAAYGDYLLFSHATENRFLLNIGGIANYTFIPNHQSELQAFATDIGPGNTIMNQFAKENFDVEMDRDALIAKKGIINQPLLAQLLQEPFLQDSFPKTTGPELFNLTYLKTCQEQSGVIDIKPEDIMATLNQFTATTIIDAIKKQSMSLSNVHIYISGGGLHNPLLLSKIKEGLPMYTVSSFENLGIDPDAKEAVLFALLANETLVGDKDNASQIKDSPAVCMGKISLPQ, from the coding sequence ATGATCGAAAAACTTTACCAAATCTCAAAAAAAGATAGCCGATTCATTATCGGCTTAATGTCTGGAACATCTTTAGATGGACTGGATATTGCACTTTGTAAAATAAGTAAAAGTGGAAAATCTACCCAAATAAGTCTTGACCGCTTTGTAACGATGGACTATGAAGATGCGTTTAGAAGTTATGTTAGAGGTGTCTTTGCAAAAAGGAATATCGATCAACAACTCTTGTGTGGACTTCATGCGTATATAGGGAATATACATGCAGAACTCATTAATCAAGCGCTAAAAGACTGGAAAATACCCAACAGTCAAATAGATTGTATTGCCAGTCATGGACAGACCGTTTATCATGCTCCTCAAAGTCTGACAAAGGATACACGAATGCCTAACAGTACTTTGCAGATTGGAGATGCTGACCATATTGCAGTAAAAACTGGAATTATTACACTTTCTGATTTTAGACAAAAACATATCGCTGCAGGAGGAGAGGGAGCTCCATTGGCCGCTTATGGAGATTATTTGTTATTCTCTCATGCTACAGAAAATAGATTTTTATTGAATATAGGGGGTATCGCTAATTATACATTTATTCCCAATCATCAGAGCGAATTACAAGCTTTTGCAACAGATATAGGGCCTGGCAATACCATTATGAATCAATTTGCAAAAGAGAACTTTGATGTGGAAATGGATAGAGATGCCTTAATTGCGAAAAAAGGAATTATCAATCAACCCCTATTGGCACAATTATTACAAGAGCCCTTTTTACAAGATTCTTTTCCAAAGACTACCGGACCAGAGCTTTTTAATTTGACTTATTTGAAAACATGTCAAGAGCAATCGGGAGTGATCGATATTAAACCAGAAGATATCATGGCCACTTTAAATCAGTTTACCGCAACAACCATTATAGATGCGATAAAAAAACAATCCATGAGTTTGTCAAATGTTCATATCTATATCAGTGGTGGAGGCTTACATAACCCTTTATTGCTAAGTAAAATCAAAGAGGGATTACCGATGTATACTGTATCTTCATTCGAAAACCTAGGAATAGATCCTGATGCCAAAGAAGCTGTTTTATTTGCTCTTTTAGCTAATGAAACTTTAGTTGGGGACAAAGATAATGCCAGCCAAATAAAAGACTCTCCCGCAGTTTGTATGGGTAAAATAAGTCTTCCTCAATAG